The Burkholderia cepacia genomic interval GCGCTGAACGACGCGCTGGTGGCCGCGTTGCGGGACGTCGGCATGCCGACCGATCGCCGGCCGTTCCGGCCGCACGTGACGCTCGCGCGGCTGCCGCGCGATGCGGTCGGCCAGCCCGCGCACGGCGGCGAGCTGCGCCAGCCGGTCGAATTGCATTTCGAAGCGCTGACGTTGTTCGAAAGCGTGCTGTCGCACACGGGGGCGTCGCATCGCCCGCTGGTGTCGGCGCCGCTTGCGCTGGCGGATGCGCAGGGAAGAGGAGAGGGCCCGCTGCCGGCGTAGGCGGGCCATGCCGGGCGGGCGGCCGGGACGCTCGACGCGCACCGGCCGCACGCCCGGGCGATTACGCAGCGACCTTGTCGCTGTCGTTCACGCGCTCGACGTTGATCGTGCCGACGTGGAACGCGGCCAGCGATTCGCGGTGCGCGATGCTGACGATCGCGGCCTTCGGCAGCCGTTCGGCGAACAGGTGGTACAGGCGTGCCTCGTTGTCGGCGTCGAGCGCGCTCGTCGCTTCGTCGAGGAACAGGAAGTCGGGCTTGTGCAGCAGCACGCGCGCGCCGGCAAGGCGCTGCTGTTCGCCCGGCGACAGCACGCGGGTCCAGTGCGCGGTCTCGTCGAGGCGCTCGGCATAATCCTCGAGGCGGCATGCGCGCAGCGCGTCGCGGCAGGCTTCGTCGCTGAACGCGTCGGCCGTCGCCGGATAGGTGAGCGCGGCCTTCAGCGTGCCGATCGGCAGATAGCTCGTTTGCGGCACGAACATCATCCGCGCGCCGACCGGCGCATCGATCGCGCCGTCGCCGAACGGCCAGAGCCCCGCGAGCGCGCGCATGAACGTGCTCTTGCCGGAACCCGACTTGCCGATCACGAGCCAGCGCGAGCCGGGCTCGATCGTGACGCTGCCGATGTTCGCGAGCGCGTTGCCGTTGGGCAGCGCGAGCTTGAGCGACGACGTCGACAGCTTCGCGCCGTCGACGTAGTGCAGGTTGATGCCGCCGTGCTCGGTCGCGGGCGACAGGCTTTCCTTCAGGTGCGACGTGCCCATCACGCGCTTGAATTCACGCAGACGGTTGACGGTGGCGCGCCATTCGACGAGGGTCGAGTAACTGTTGATGAACCACGAGAACGAATCGCTGACGGTGCCGAACGCGGACGAGATCTGCATCAGCACGCCGAACGAGAACGCGCCCGCGAAATAACGCGGCGCGGCGACGACGAGCGGGAAGATGATCGCGATCTGCCCGTAGAAGCTCAGCACGAACGTGAGCCGCTTCGTGTACTTCATCACGCGCCACCAGTTGTCGCGGATGCGCATGAAGAGGTTTTGCGCGTTGCCGGTCTCGGTCTTCTCGCCGTCGTAGAACGCGATCTGCTCGGCGTTCTCGCGCACGCGGATCAGCCCGAAGCGGAAGTCGGCCTCGACGCGCTGCTGCTGGTAGTTGATCGACACGAGCGGGTGGCCGACCTTCTGGATGATCAGCGAGCCGACCACCGCGTACAGCGCCGCCGCCCACACCATGTAGCCGGGGATCGTGATCGGCGTCGCGCCGAGCGAGAACGTCAGCGCGCCGGCGAGCGACCACAGGATCGTGATGAACGACACGAGCGTGACGACCGTCGACAGCAGGTCGAGCGACAGCGCGAGCGTGGTCGTCGAGAACGACTGAAGGTCGTCGGTGATCCGCTGGTCGGGGTTGTCGGCGAGACGGTCACGTTCGATCCGGTAGAACGCGCGATCGCCGAGCCACTGGCCGAGAAAGCGGTCGGTGAGCCACTGGCGCCAGCGGAAGCCGAGCATCTGCCGCAGGTAGCGGCCGTACACGGCGAGGATGATGAACGCGAACGCGAGCGCGGAGAACTGCATCAGCAGGTTCGGGAAGTCGTGGACGTCCTTCGACTGCAGCGCGTTGTAGAACTCCGCGTTCCACTTGTTCAGCCGGACGTTGATCCAGACCACGCAGAGGTTGATCGCGATGATCGCGACCAGCAGGCCCCATGCGATTTTCCATTCGGACGATACCCAGTAGGGCTTGATGAGGCTCCATGCGGATACCGGGCGCTCGTCCTGCGGCGCGTCGGAGGCGGAGCGGACGGGATCGATCGATTGGGTCATGTGCTTCCTGATGAGTAGCCGGCGCGCGGGCCGGGCGAAGCCGGGCGCGCGCCGCGATACGGCGGGCCGGAAAAAGGCGCCGGATGACGGCGGGCGTCGCGAATTGTGGTCCGCCCGTCTTAAACGGCACTTAAGGCCGGCGGTGACGCGGCAACCGGCGCGCCCAAGCGCACCGGCCTGCGGGCATTGTGCCAGAGCGGCGCGGCACGTCGGCGAATTTGCCGCAAGGGGGACAGTTTGCGGCGCTTTCCGCTTTTATGGTCTAATGGCCGACGACGAAACAGGGGTGCTTTGTCGCGCGGCCGGCAGATGTTCCGGGCAGCGAGGCTGAGAAAGACCCTTCGCACCCGATCCGGGTAATACCGGCGAGGGAAGTTTCTGATCCCGCCGGGTCGCGCTGGCTGCGTCCCCATTGCCAGCGCGCTGTTCCGTCCGGCCGGCCTTTGCTGCCGGTTTCGTCCTTTTGGGTACGCGCATTGCGCGTTACGGAAGGAATGATGACCGCACAATCTTCAGTCTTTTGTCCCGCCCCGCGCGCGTTCGCACGGGATCGCGCACGCGTGTCCGCTCCGCATGGACGCGCTTTTCGCGGGGAGGGCGTCCAATGAGCACGCCAACGTCTCGCCCCGATTTCGCGGTGCTCGGCGGCGGCCTCGTCGGCCGCCTGATCGCATGGCGGCTCGCGGGCGACGGCCATCGCGTCGCGCTTTACGAGCGCGGCGGCCCGGACGGCGAGCAGTCGGCCGCGTGGATCGCGGCTGCCATGCTCGCACCGCTCGCGGAAGCGGCGAGCGCGGAGCTGCTGATCACCGAGCTCGGCGCCGCGTCGCTCGCGCGCTGGCCGCAGTGGCTCGCGGAACTGCCCGAACCCGTCTTCTTCCAGCATCACGGCACGCTCGTCGTCTGGCATCACGCGGACCGCGCGGAGGCGCCGCTGTTCGAGCGGCGCGTGCGCGCGAACGCGCCGGCCGGCCTGTTCGACAGCGGCTTCGTGACCCTCGCCGGCGCGCAGGTCGACGCGGCCGAGCCGGTGCTCGCGGGCCGCTTCGCGCGCGGCCTGCTGCTGCCGAACGAAGGCCAGCTCGACAATCGCCAGGCGCTGCGCGCGCTCGCGGCCGGCCTCGCCGAGCGCGGCGTCGACCTGCACTGGCACGTCACGATCGACGATGCGAACCTGCCCGCCGCGCATTTCACGATCGATTGCCGCGGGCTCGGCGCGAAACCCGCGCTGCCCGCGTTGCGCGGCATCCGCGGCGAAGTCGCGCGCGTGCGCGCGCCCGGCATCGGGCTCACCCGGCCCGTGCGGCTGCTGCATCCGCGCTACCCGCTGTACATCGCACCGAAGCAGGACGATCTCTACGTGATCGGCGCGACCGAGGTGGAGGGCGAGGACATGTCGCCCGTCAGCGTGCGCTCCGCGCTCGAACTGCTGAGCGCGGCGTTCTCCGTGCATCCGGCGTTCGGCGAGGCGCGCATCCTCGAACTCAATGCGCAGTGCCGGCCGACGCTGCCCGATCATCGCCCGGCGGTGATCTGGGACGGTGCGTCGACGCTCGCCGTCAACGGCCTGTACCGGCACGGCTTCATGATCGCGCCGGAAGTCGCGCACGCGGCGGTCGCGCTCGCCGAAGCCGCGCTCGGCGGCGCGTTCGGCGATGCCGACGCGTTCGCCGCGTGGCGCGACGCCGGGCGCTGGCCGGCGCTCCTTCATCACCGCAACGACGCGCGCCAGCCGGCCTGACGCGCACCGCCGACCGAATTCGACGAAGCCTCATGGATATCCAGATCAACCAACAGAACCTGACGTTGCCCGACGGCGCAACGGTGGCCGACGCGCTCGCCGCGTACGGCGCGCGTCCGCCGTATGCGGTCGCGCTGAACGGCAATTTCGTCGCGCGCACGCAGCATGCGGCGCGCGCGCTCGCGGCGGGCGACAGGCTCGACGTCGTGCACCCCGTCGCGGGCGGCTGAGCGCCGCCGGTTCGTCCCCGCTCTTTCAGGAAAACGACATGACGTCCCTCACCTCCGCCGACGCGCTGACGCTGTACGGCGAAACCTTCGCAAGCCGCGTGCTGATCGGCACGTCGCGCTATCCGTCGCTGCAGTCGCTGTCCGATTCGATCGTCGCGTCGCGCCCCGGGATGGTGACGGTCGCGCTGCGCCGCCAGATGACGGGCGGCACGGCCGAAGCCGGCTTCTTCGACCTGCTCAAGCGCCACGCGGTGCCGCTCTTGCCGAACACGGCCGGCTGCCAGACCGTCGCCGAAGCCGTGACGACCGCGCACATGGCGCGCGAGGTGTTCGACACCGACTGGATCAAGCTCGAGCTGATCGGCGACGACTACACGCTGCAGCCCGATCCGGTCGGGCTGATCGAGGCGGCCGCGCAACTGGTCAAGGACGGCTTCAAGGTGCTGCCGTACTGCACCGAGGATCTCGTGATCGGCAGGCGCCTGCTCGACGTCGGCTGCGAGGCGCTGATGCCGTGGGGCGCGCCGATCGGCACGGGCAAGGGGGTCGTGAACCCGTACGGCCTGCGCGTGCTGCGCGAGCGCCTGCCCGACGTGCCGCTGATCGTCGACGCGGGGCTCGGCGTGCCGTCGCACGCGTGCCAGGTGATGGAATGGGGCTTCGACGGCGTGTTGCTGAACACCGCCGTGTCGCAGGCCACGCACCCCGAGATCATGGCGCGCGCATTTGCGCAGGGTGTCGAAGCGGGACGTGCCGCGTATCTGGCGGGGCCGATGGACGCGCGCGAGACCGCGCACGCCAGCACGCCGGTCGTCGGGATGCCGTTCTGGCACCAGGACGGGGGCGGCGCATGAGCGCGGGGCTGGCCGCCGCATTCTGGCCGCCGGCCGACGAACTGGCCGAAGCGGCCGAACGGATTCGCGCCCGGCTGGGCGACTGGCCGGGCGCCGCCGCGGCGTGGCGGCTGTGCGTCGCGGTGCCCGACGCGCCGGCCGACGGCGACGTGCTGATCGTATCGGCCGGCGACCGTGCCGCGCAGGCGCGCGCGTCGGCCGCGTCGCGGCCTGCGTCGCCGGGCGTGGCGGTCGTCGAATTCGGCGAGCGCCGCGCGGTGCTGCACCGCGCGGGCGAACGCATCGCGCTCGACGCCGCGCATCCGCTCGCGGACGACTGGATTGCCGCGCTCGCCGCGTTCCTCGACTGCGGCTTTGCGCCGGTCGACGCGCTGGTGCTGGCGCTGGCCTGGCGCGACGGCGACGAGGCCGCCGCCGATGACGACGCAGGCGCATGGCCGGTGAACCCCGCGCGGTTCCCGCGTGTCGCCGGGCTGCCGGCCGCGCCGGAGCCCGCGTTCGCGCCGTGCCCCGCGCGGCTCGGCCTCTACCCGGTCGTGCCGGACGCCGAATGGGTCGAGCGCGTGCTCGATTGCGGCGTGCGGACCGTGCAACTGCGCGTGAAAGGCGCCGCGCCGGACCTGCTGCGCGCGGAAATCGCTCGTGCCGTCGCGGCCGGGCGCCGCCATCCCGATGCGCGCGTGTTCATCAACGATCACTGGCAGATCGCCGTAGAAGAGGGGGCGTACGGGGTTCATCTGGGTCAGGAAGACCTCGAAACGGCCGATCTGGCCGCGATCGCGCGCGCGGGCCTGCGGCTCGGACTTTCGAGCCACGGTTATTACGAAATGTTGCGGGCATTGCACGAGCGCCCGAGCTACCTCGCGCTCGGCCCCGTCTACGCGACCGCGACCAAGGCCGTCGCCGCGCCGCCGCAGGGCCTGGCGCGGATTGCCCGCTATGCGCGCTTCGCGGGCGCGCGGGCGCCGCTCGTCGCGATCGGCGGGGTGGGGCTCGACGCGCTGCCCGCCGTGCTGGCGACGGGTGTCGGCAGTGTCGCAGTGGTCAGTGCGGTGACCGGGGCCGCGGATTACCGGGCAAGGATTATTGCGTTGCAGCAATGTTTTCCCGGACAATTTGACAATCATTGACCGCAGGGCCCGGAACGGCGTCACGACATCATTCCAATGCAGGCCCTATAATTCGGCGTTCTGCGTAAAAGGACTGTCAGCTCCGTGAGCCCCACTCCTACCGAGACCCTGCTGGAACTTCGCGACGTCGACTTTGGCTACGGCGACCGCCTCGTCCTGTCCAACCTGAACCTGCGCTTCGGGCGTGGGCAGGTCGTCGCGGTCATGGGCGGGTCGGGTTGCGGCAAGACGACCGTGCTGCGCCTGATCGGCGGCCTCGTGCGCGCGCGCCGAGGCCAGGTGCTGTTCGACGGCGCCGATGTCGGCGCGCAAACGCGCGACGGCCTGTACGCGCTGCGTCGCAAGATGGGCATGCTGTTCCAGTTCGGCGCGTTGTTCACCGACATGTCGGTGTTCGAGAACGTCGCGTTCGCGCTGCGCGAGCATACCGACCTGCCCGAAGACCTGATCCGCGACCTCGTGCTGATGAAGCTCAACGCGGTCGGGCTGCGCGGCGCGCGCGACCTGATGCCGTCCGAGGTGTCGGGCGGGATGGCGCGCCGCATCGCGCTGGCACGCGCGATCGCGCTCGATCCGCAGCTCATCATGTACGACGAGCCGTTCGCCGGCCTCGATCCGATCTCGCTCGGCATCACCGCGAACCTGATCCGCACGCTGAACCAGGCGCTGGGCGCCACGTCGATCCTCGTCACGCACGACGTGCCCGAATCGTTCGCGATCGCCGACTACGTGTATTTCCTGGCCAACGGCGGCGTGCTCGCGCAGGGGACGCCCGACGAGCTGCGCGCATCGACCGATCCGAGCGTGCGGCAGTTCATCGACGGCGCGCCGGACGGCCCGTTCAAATTTCATTACACGAGCCCGCCGCTGGCGGCGGATTTCGGGCTCGGCGGAGGGCGCGCATGATCAGCGCGATCGGACGTTACGTCATCGGCGGCCTCGAGCGCGCGGGCTACGGCACGCGGCTGTTCGTGCGCCTCGTGCTGGAATTCTTCCCGCTGCTGCGCCGGCCGCGGCTGGTCACGAAGCAGATCCACTTCCTCGGCAACTATTCGTTCGTGATCATCGCCGTGTCGGGGCTGTTCGTCGGCTTCGTGCTCGGCCTGCAGGGGTACTACACGCTGAACCGCTACGGTTCCGAGCAGGCGCTCGGCCTGCTGGTCGCGCTGTCGCTCGTGCGCGAGCTCGGGCCGGTGGTCACGGCGCTGCTGTTCGCGGGCCGCGCGGGCACGTCGCTCACGGCCGAGATCGGCCTGATGAAAGCCGGCGAGCAGCTCACCGCGCTCGAGATGATGGCGGTGGACCCGATCAAGAACGTGATCGCGCCGCGCCTGTGGGCGGGCATCATCGCGATGCCGCTCCTGGCCGCGATCTTCAACGCGGTCGGCGTGCTCGGCGGTTACTTCGTCGGTGTCGTGCTGATCGGCGTCGATCCGGGCGCGTTCTGGTCGCAGATGCAGGGCGGGGTCCAGGTCTGGGCTGACGTCGGCAACGGCGTGATCAAGAGCATCGTGTTCGGGTTCGCCGTGACCTTCATTGCACTGTTTCAAGGGTATGAAGCGAAGCCCACGCCCGAGGGCGTGTCGCGCGCGACGACCAAGACGGTCGTGTTCGCGTCGCTTGCCGTACTCGGCCTCGATTTCCTGCTGACCGCGCTGATGTTCAGCTAAGCCTCAGCCAAGCCAAATTTTGGGATGACGATGAAAAAGACTGCTCTCGACTTCTGGGTCGGCCTGTTCGTGGTGGTGGGCTTCCTTGCGGTGCTGTTCCTGGCGCTGAAGGTCGGCAACATGAGCTCGTTTTCGTTTCAGCCGACCTACTCGGTGAAGATGAAATTCGACAATATCGGCGGGCTGAAGCCGCGCGCGGCCGTGAAGAGCGCGGGCGTCGTGGTCGGCCGCGTGAAGACGATCGGTTTCGACACGAACACGTACCAGGCACTGGTGACGATCGATGTCGACGGCCAGTATCAGTTCCCGAAGGATTCGTCGGCGAAGATCCTGACGTCGGGCCTGCTCGGCGAGCAATATATCGGCCTCGATCCGGGCGGCGACACCGAAATGCTGAAGTCGGGCGATACGATCACGATGACGCAATCGGCGATCGTGCTCGAGAACCTGATCGGCCAGTTCCTGTACAGCAAGGCCGCCGACGCGGGCGGTGCGAAGCCGGCAGCCGGTGCGCCGGCCGCGCCTGCACCGGTGGCGGTGCCGGCGTCGGCGGTGTCCGCCGCTCCCGGCTCGGCGGCCCAATAACCACACGAGAGATGAGAAGAGGGTAATGACCATGCAGACGATCCGCATCAGGCACGCCGCGCTGGCGGTGGCGGCAGTCGCCGC includes:
- a CDS encoding ABC transporter ATP-binding protein/permease, which translates into the protein MTQSIDPVRSASDAPQDERPVSAWSLIKPYWVSSEWKIAWGLLVAIIAINLCVVWINVRLNKWNAEFYNALQSKDVHDFPNLLMQFSALAFAFIILAVYGRYLRQMLGFRWRQWLTDRFLGQWLGDRAFYRIERDRLADNPDQRITDDLQSFSTTTLALSLDLLSTVVTLVSFITILWSLAGALTFSLGATPITIPGYMVWAAALYAVVGSLIIQKVGHPLVSINYQQQRVEADFRFGLIRVRENAEQIAFYDGEKTETGNAQNLFMRIRDNWWRVMKYTKRLTFVLSFYGQIAIIFPLVVAAPRYFAGAFSFGVLMQISSAFGTVSDSFSWFINSYSTLVEWRATVNRLREFKRVMGTSHLKESLSPATEHGGINLHYVDGAKLSTSSLKLALPNGNALANIGSVTIEPGSRWLVIGKSGSGKSTFMRALAGLWPFGDGAIDAPVGARMMFVPQTSYLPIGTLKAALTYPATADAFSDEACRDALRACRLEDYAERLDETAHWTRVLSPGEQQRLAGARVLLHKPDFLFLDEATSALDADNEARLYHLFAERLPKAAIVSIAHRESLAAFHVGTINVERVNDSDKVAA
- a CDS encoding FAD-dependent oxidoreductase — translated: MSTPTSRPDFAVLGGGLVGRLIAWRLAGDGHRVALYERGGPDGEQSAAWIAAAMLAPLAEAASAELLITELGAASLARWPQWLAELPEPVFFQHHGTLVVWHHADRAEAPLFERRVRANAPAGLFDSGFVTLAGAQVDAAEPVLAGRFARGLLLPNEGQLDNRQALRALAAGLAERGVDLHWHVTIDDANLPAAHFTIDCRGLGAKPALPALRGIRGEVARVRAPGIGLTRPVRLLHPRYPLYIAPKQDDLYVIGATEVEGEDMSPVSVRSALELLSAAFSVHPAFGEARILELNAQCRPTLPDHRPAVIWDGASTLAVNGLYRHGFMIAPEVAHAAVALAEAALGGAFGDADAFAAWRDAGRWPALLHHRNDARQPA
- the thiS gene encoding sulfur carrier protein ThiS; the encoded protein is MDIQINQQNLTLPDGATVADALAAYGARPPYAVALNGNFVARTQHAARALAAGDRLDVVHPVAGG
- a CDS encoding thiazole synthase codes for the protein MTSLTSADALTLYGETFASRVLIGTSRYPSLQSLSDSIVASRPGMVTVALRRQMTGGTAEAGFFDLLKRHAVPLLPNTAGCQTVAEAVTTAHMAREVFDTDWIKLELIGDDYTLQPDPVGLIEAAAQLVKDGFKVLPYCTEDLVIGRRLLDVGCEALMPWGAPIGTGKGVVNPYGLRVLRERLPDVPLIVDAGLGVPSHACQVMEWGFDGVLLNTAVSQATHPEIMARAFAQGVEAGRAAYLAGPMDARETAHASTPVVGMPFWHQDGGGA
- the thiE gene encoding thiamine phosphate synthase, translating into MSAGLAAAFWPPADELAEAAERIRARLGDWPGAAAAWRLCVAVPDAPADGDVLIVSAGDRAAQARASAASRPASPGVAVVEFGERRAVLHRAGERIALDAAHPLADDWIAALAAFLDCGFAPVDALVLALAWRDGDEAAADDDAGAWPVNPARFPRVAGLPAAPEPAFAPCPARLGLYPVVPDAEWVERVLDCGVRTVQLRVKGAAPDLLRAEIARAVAAGRRHPDARVFINDHWQIAVEEGAYGVHLGQEDLETADLAAIARAGLRLGLSSHGYYEMLRALHERPSYLALGPVYATATKAVAAPPQGLARIARYARFAGARAPLVAIGGVGLDALPAVLATGVGSVAVVSAVTGAADYRARIIALQQCFPGQFDNH
- a CDS encoding ABC transporter ATP-binding protein: MSPTPTETLLELRDVDFGYGDRLVLSNLNLRFGRGQVVAVMGGSGCGKTTVLRLIGGLVRARRGQVLFDGADVGAQTRDGLYALRRKMGMLFQFGALFTDMSVFENVAFALREHTDLPEDLIRDLVLMKLNAVGLRGARDLMPSEVSGGMARRIALARAIALDPQLIMYDEPFAGLDPISLGITANLIRTLNQALGATSILVTHDVPESFAIADYVYFLANGGVLAQGTPDELRASTDPSVRQFIDGAPDGPFKFHYTSPPLAADFGLGGGRA
- the mlaE gene encoding lipid asymmetry maintenance ABC transporter permease subunit MlaE — translated: MISAIGRYVIGGLERAGYGTRLFVRLVLEFFPLLRRPRLVTKQIHFLGNYSFVIIAVSGLFVGFVLGLQGYYTLNRYGSEQALGLLVALSLVRELGPVVTALLFAGRAGTSLTAEIGLMKAGEQLTALEMMAVDPIKNVIAPRLWAGIIAMPLLAAIFNAVGVLGGYFVGVVLIGVDPGAFWSQMQGGVQVWADVGNGVIKSIVFGFAVTFIALFQGYEAKPTPEGVSRATTKTVVFASLAVLGLDFLLTALMFS
- the mlaD gene encoding outer membrane lipid asymmetry maintenance protein MlaD, which encodes MTMKKTALDFWVGLFVVVGFLAVLFLALKVGNMSSFSFQPTYSVKMKFDNIGGLKPRAAVKSAGVVVGRVKTIGFDTNTYQALVTIDVDGQYQFPKDSSAKILTSGLLGEQYIGLDPGGDTEMLKSGDTITMTQSAIVLENLIGQFLYSKAADAGGAKPAAGAPAAPAPVAVPASAVSAAPGSAAQ